The Actinomycetota bacterium genome contains a region encoding:
- a CDS encoding universal stress protein, which translates to MRVLVPIDGSRHSAEAVDIAIDYAKSKAIEVFLLSVAPSTVDMDIALTDAQKTEISAGLLKGSEALLEETRAYMETQNVSPECVLKVTANSVAEEILDFAEKESIDLVVVGSRGLREYGRFPLGSVATEVVRYCPCSVFVVRIP; encoded by the coding sequence TTGAGAGTACTGGTACCCATAGATGGTTCGAGACACTCGGCCGAAGCGGTCGATATCGCGATCGATTACGCAAAGTCCAAGGCGATAGAGGTCTTTCTCTTGTCCGTCGCGCCATCGACGGTCGATATGGATATCGCGCTTACGGATGCTCAAAAAACCGAGATATCGGCGGGTTTATTGAAGGGGAGCGAAGCGCTCCTCGAAGAGACGAGGGCGTATATGGAGACACAGAATGTCTCGCCCGAGTGTGTTTTGAAAGTAACCGCTAACTCGGTAGCCGAAGAGATTCTCGATTTTGCGGAGAAGGAGAGTATCGATTTGGTCGTAGTCGGCAGCCGCGGCTTGCGCGAATACGGCAGGTTCCCGCTGGGTAGCGTTGCCACCGAAGTCGTAAGATATTGCCCATGCTCGGTTTTTGTGGTGCGGATACCGTAG